In Halarcobacter bivalviorum, a genomic segment contains:
- a CDS encoding carbon-nitrogen hydrolase family protein produces the protein MNLVALQTKTTEDFKQNLKNLKELINSCEEGSFILAPEVCLTGFAYERMDEAAEFAEKAIKKLKKYSENKTIAITLIEKEDIEFYNTLYIFHNKKIVHTQSKHKLFPLGEEPDYFTKGKLDNMKIIEIDGIKVATLICFEVRFPKFWLKVLGADLILNPSMWGVKRKNHFETMTKALAVANQCYVLTANGADDNMAKGSGIITPWGDEIRDDSKNKIEHEMNLSEIKKIRKYIDIGLKKK, from the coding sequence ATGAACTTAGTAGCACTGCAAACTAAAACTACAGAAGACTTTAAACAAAATCTAAAAAATTTAAAAGAACTAATAAACTCTTGTGAGGAGGGTTCTTTTATTTTAGCTCCTGAAGTATGTCTTACTGGATTTGCATATGAAAGAATGGATGAAGCAGCAGAATTTGCAGAAAAAGCAATAAAAAAATTAAAAAAATATTCAGAAAATAAAACTATAGCAATAACTCTTATTGAGAAAGAGGATATTGAGTTTTATAATACTTTATACATCTTTCATAATAAAAAAATTGTACATACTCAATCAAAACATAAGCTTTTCCCTTTAGGAGAAGAACCTGATTATTTTACAAAAGGTAAACTAGACAATATGAAAATTATTGAGATTGATGGAATAAAAGTAGCTACTCTAATTTGTTTTGAAGTACGATTTCCTAAATTTTGGTTAAAAGTATTAGGTGCAGATTTAATTTTAAATCCTTCAATGTGGGGAGTAAAAAGAAAAAATCATTTTGAAACAATGACAAAAGCTCTTGCTGTAGCAAATCAATGTTATGTATTAACAGCAAATGGGGCTGATGATAATATGGCAAAAGGTAGTGGAATAATTACTCCTTGGGGAGATGAAATAAGAGATGATTCAAAAAATAAAATAGAGCATGAGATGAATCTTTCTGAAATTAAAAAAATAAGAAAATATATCGATATAGGATTAAAGAAAAAATGA
- a CDS encoding low molecular weight protein-tyrosine-phosphatase, which produces MSKSIIFVCLGNICRSPLAEGIAKDYIKSKNLDIYIESAGTGSWHIGEAPCENSIKVAKQNGIDISAQRARQIKTEDFKKFDYVIGLDNSNIENLKKLGFKNVLKLGDYGFNGEDVPDPYFFEGFEGFDKVFSMIDFCVKNFIDNLKS; this is translated from the coding sequence ATGAGTAAATCAATAATTTTTGTTTGCTTAGGAAATATCTGTAGATCTCCTTTAGCAGAAGGAATTGCTAAAGATTATATAAAGAGTAAAAATCTTGATATTTATATAGAAAGTGCTGGAACTGGAAGTTGGCATATAGGAGAAGCCCCTTGTGAAAACTCTATTAAAGTAGCAAAACAAAATGGTATTGATATTTCAGCACAAAGAGCAAGGCAGATAAAAACAGAAGACTTTAAAAAATTTGATTATGTAATTGGTCTTGATAATTCCAACATAGAAAACTTAAAAAAGCTTGGTTTTAAAAATGTTTTAAAACTAGGAGACTATGGTTTTAATGGAGAAGATGTTCCTGACCCATATTTTTTTGAAGGATTCGAAGGCTTTGATAAAGTCTTTTCAATGATTGATTTTTGTGTCAAAAACTTTATTGATAATTTAAAAAGTTAA
- a CDS encoding peptidase M42, which translates to MKFRKLSIQKSSELIENIENFTAFLDTLKQLIRVPSVIGYEHSFFLYLKRELDELGIKTLYYDGILVAQGNEPNSGMLSAHIDRHGLVCTGPNEFQFAAFQSKNRIDLTGNSVSEQTYQTIASRFINQQVQAYEPWSGSYLGIGQITEVYMNEQINNLMFKIEGLEHLLPGTPVAFVDKLEINDELISAQLDNVISAAIIIYLYQNGYQGTAFFTAQEEAGRSWRFVYDWFKKNQITTSELLVLDTSPYNTRIEAELQDVVLRNRDANARFKSPLLKLLKNFCHKNNIDFSCKDSFIQEKNKKLSAENLPLLSLGSTELGRIVKESKGSIQGTTLQIPTTGYHTVEETATVKSIKSVLYILKSLLIKNESNI; encoded by the coding sequence ATGAAGTTTAGAAAGTTATCTATTCAAAAGTCTAGTGAATTAATAGAAAATATAGAGAATTTCACAGCTTTTTTAGATACGTTAAAACAGTTAATTAGAGTTCCATCTGTAATTGGATATGAACACTCATTTTTCTTATATTTAAAAAGAGAATTAGATGAGTTAGGAATAAAAACTCTATATTATGATGGGATTTTAGTTGCACAAGGAAATGAGCCAAATAGTGGAATGCTAAGTGCTCATATTGATAGACACGGATTAGTTTGCACGGGACCAAATGAGTTTCAGTTTGCAGCGTTTCAAAGTAAAAACAGAATTGATTTAACAGGAAACTCTGTATCAGAACAGACTTATCAAACTATTGCATCTAGGTTTATTAATCAACAAGTTCAAGCTTATGAACCTTGGTCTGGAAGTTATTTGGGAATAGGACAAATAACTGAAGTTTATATGAATGAACAAATTAACAACTTAATGTTTAAAATAGAGGGTCTAGAACACCTTTTACCAGGAACACCAGTTGCTTTTGTTGATAAGTTAGAGATAAATGATGAATTAATAAGCGCACAGTTAGATAACGTAATTTCTGCAGCAATAATTATTTATTTATATCAAAATGGTTACCAGGGTACAGCTTTTTTCACTGCACAAGAAGAAGCAGGAAGAAGTTGGAGGTTTGTATATGATTGGTTTAAAAAAAATCAGATAACAACTTCAGAGTTATTGGTTTTAGATACAAGTCCATATAACACAAGAATTGAGGCAGAACTTCAAGATGTAGTTTTAAGAAATAGAGATGCAAATGCAAGGTTTAAATCTCCATTATTAAAGCTTTTAAAGAATTTTTGTCATAAGAACAATATAGATTTTTCTTGTAAAGATAGTTTTATTCAAGAGAAAAATAAAAAGTTAAGTGCAGAGAATCTTCCATTGCTCTCTTTAGGAAGTACAGAATTAGGAAGAATAGTAAAAGAGTCAAAAGGCTCAATACAAGGAACAACTTTACAAATTCCTACTACTGGTTACCATACAGTAGAAGAAACAGCAACTGTAAAGTCAATTAAAAGTGTATTATATATATTAAAAAGTTTACTAATTAAGAATGAGAGTAATATATGA
- the rimK gene encoding 30S ribosomal protein S6--L-glutamate ligase — MKIGILSRNSELYSTKRLVEACEQKGHTVEIIDTLSCYMNITSSNPKIHYKGRILDEFDAIIPRIGSDITFYGTSVVRQFEMMGVYTLNKSIAITRSRDKLRSMQILAGHNVNLPITGYASSADDIKDLIEMVGGAPLVVKLLEGTQGLGVVLAETNKAAESVLGAFMELKANILVQEYVREAQGADIRCFVINDKVVAAIKRQAAEGEFRSNLHRGGTASLIEITNEEKGLAIQAAKVLGLSVAGVDILRTQHGPAVIEVNSSPGLEGIETASGVDVASLIVEYIEANSYKSNKKRKNHL; from the coding sequence ATGAAAATTGGGATTTTATCAAGAAATTCAGAGTTATATTCAACAAAAAGATTAGTTGAAGCTTGTGAGCAAAAAGGTCATACAGTAGAGATAATAGATACTCTATCTTGTTATATGAATATAACTTCTAGTAATCCTAAAATTCACTATAAAGGTAGAATTTTAGATGAATTTGATGCAATTATTCCAAGAATTGGTTCTGATATAACTTTTTATGGAACAAGTGTAGTAAGGCAGTTTGAGATGATGGGAGTTTATACTCTTAATAAATCAATTGCAATTACAAGATCAAGGGATAAACTAAGATCAATGCAAATTCTAGCTGGACATAATGTAAACCTACCAATTACAGGTTATGCAAGTTCTGCTGATGATATAAAAGATTTAATTGAAATGGTTGGAGGAGCTCCTTTAGTTGTAAAACTATTAGAAGGAACTCAAGGGCTAGGTGTAGTTTTAGCTGAAACAAATAAAGCAGCAGAGAGTGTTCTTGGTGCTTTTATGGAGCTAAAGGCAAATATTTTAGTTCAAGAGTATGTAAGAGAAGCACAAGGTGCTGATATTAGATGCTTTGTAATCAATGATAAAGTTGTTGCTGCAATAAAAAGGCAAGCTGCTGAAGGTGAGTTTAGGTCAAACCTTCATAGAGGTGGAACAGCAAGTTTAATTGAGATTACAAATGAAGAAAAAGGTTTAGCTATTCAAGCTGCTAAAGTTTTAGGTTTAAGTGTTGCTGGCGTTGATATTTTAAGAACTCAACATGGTCCAGCAGTAATTGAAGTAAATTCATCTCCTGGATTAGAAGGAATTGAAACAGCTTCAGGTGTTGATGTTGCATCATTAATTGTTGAATATATTGAAGCAAATTCATATAAATCAAACAAAAAAAGAAAAAATCATTTATAG
- a CDS encoding ester cyclase, producing MKTKSYKTLVKEYYEELWNKHNKEYIDKLFHDDIEFHGSLNIDTKGKKEFEEYMDKVIAGIPNLYHGIEIMVEENNTIAVKAVYNGTHKGELFGFEATNNRVKYNGASFFKFNEDKIVSIWVLGDLATLHKQLKK from the coding sequence GTGAAAACAAAATCTTATAAAACACTAGTTAAAGAGTATTATGAAGAACTTTGGAATAAACACAATAAAGAGTATATAGATAAACTTTTTCATGATGATATAGAATTTCATGGTTCTTTAAACATTGATACAAAAGGTAAAAAAGAGTTTGAAGAGTATATGGATAAAGTTATAGCAGGTATTCCAAATCTTTATCATGGTATTGAAATTATGGTTGAAGAGAATAATACAATTGCGGTAAAAGCTGTATATAATGGAACACACAAAGGCGAACTATTTGGTTTTGAAGCAACAAATAATAGAGTTAAATATAATGGTGCTTCATTTTTCAAATTTAATGAAGACAAGATAGTAAGTATTTGGGTTTTAGGTGATTTAGCAACACTTCACAAGCAGCTAAAAAAATAG
- a CDS encoding OmpA family protein translates to MSPAKKIFFLCLSLILLIVLCVNSHLEKLTKRSSVELEPVSNTIVSIEKEEIKETIKEEPLQEEIVTEEIKEESETPKDTTTLNEEKVEVQKEITQEIKEEETSSTTVEEKTEDEPLITTDKRYKRTGNEKPIEELSINTQLLQIRIRDYVTKYPIVFQNSSNEISKKSLNTISTVVKMLKNHPNLKIEIAGHTDAAGTKKYNLGVSIGRAVAVKKQMIAYGFDKNKIKARGYGEEIPLVENNAEGYSRVNRRVEFNIVEE, encoded by the coding sequence ATGAGTCCTGCAAAAAAAATATTTTTTTTATGTTTATCTTTAATTTTATTAATTGTTTTATGTGTAAATTCCCATCTAGAAAAATTAACTAAAAGAAGTTCTGTTGAACTTGAACCTGTTTCAAATACAATTGTGAGTATTGAAAAGGAAGAGATTAAAGAGACTATAAAAGAAGAACCTCTTCAAGAAGAAATAGTAACTGAAGAGATAAAAGAAGAGAGTGAAACTCCTAAAGATACAACAACTTTAAATGAAGAAAAAGTAGAAGTACAAAAAGAGATAACTCAAGAGATAAAAGAAGAAGAGACTAGTTCTACTACAGTAGAAGAAAAAACAGAAGATGAGCCTCTAATTACAACTGATAAAAGATATAAAAGAACTGGAAATGAGAAACCAATTGAAGAGTTATCTATAAATACACAACTTCTTCAAATCAGAATTAGAGATTATGTTACAAAATATCCAATTGTTTTTCAAAATTCTAGTAATGAAATTAGTAAAAAAAGTTTAAATACTATTAGCACTGTTGTTAAAATGCTAAAAAATCATCCTAATCTAAAAATTGAAATTGCTGGGCATACAGATGCAGCAGGTACAAAAAAATATAATTTAGGTGTTTCTATTGGTAGAGCAGTTGCAGTAAAAAAACAGATGATAGCATATGGATTTGATAAAAATAAAATCAAAGCAAGGGGATATGGAGAAGAGATTCCACTTGTTGAAAACAATGCAGAAGGTTACTCTAGAGTTAACAGAAGAGTAGAATTTAATATAGTAGAGGAATAA
- a CDS encoding sensor histidine kinase, which produces MVIDLTRNEKTTFFRFLGLYLGSSFILLTIIFWQFYKIEYKLYYDLVSSNMQNIASKISANIIYADMSNLAIDTSKISNSIQYKYALYDKNHVKLAGNIDIKVDINQAIQKIKGDYVLVDSSPRGHLGVFHIAIQENSFKKIRTELLEDIIFYFILIFALISLVGYYLANLFIDPIINERRKLNTFIKDTTHELNTPITAILMSTGKDAPLTEKNMQRINLSAKRISEIYKDLVYLFLQDNKKIHEPTMIYLDDVIKEQLEYFQAFATKKKLTINSNLERTAFKIDKESFIRMFNNVVSNAIKYNKIGGEISVSLKNHTLIVEDSGIGIKKDRLKDIFKRYYRATKEQGGFGVGLNIVYHICRTYGIKIDVKSVESQGSIFTFKLPKEEKL; this is translated from the coding sequence TTGGTTATAGATTTAACAAGAAATGAAAAAACCACATTTTTTAGATTCTTAGGTTTATATCTAGGTTCTTCTTTTATCTTACTTACAATTATTTTTTGGCAATTTTATAAAATTGAGTATAAACTCTATTATGATTTAGTCTCTTCAAATATGCAAAATATTGCTTCAAAGATTTCTGCAAATATTATCTATGCTGATATGTCAAATCTTGCGATTGATACATCTAAAATATCAAATAGTATCCAATATAAATATGCCCTATATGATAAAAATCATGTTAAATTAGCAGGAAATATAGATATAAAAGTAGATATAAATCAAGCTATACAAAAAATCAAAGGGGATTATGTTTTAGTTGATAGTAGTCCACGAGGTCATCTTGGAGTTTTTCATATTGCTATTCAAGAAAATAGTTTTAAGAAAATTAGAACTGAACTATTAGAAGATATTATTTTTTATTTTATCTTGATTTTTGCACTAATCTCTTTAGTAGGATATTATCTTGCAAACTTATTTATAGACCCTATTATTAATGAAAGAAGAAAATTAAATACTTTTATTAAAGATACTACACATGAATTAAATACACCAATTACAGCAATTTTAATGTCAACAGGAAAAGATGCTCCACTTACAGAAAAAAATATGCAAAGAATTAATCTAAGTGCAAAAAGAATTTCAGAGATATATAAAGATTTAGTTTATCTATTTTTACAAGATAATAAAAAAATACATGAACCTACAATGATTTATCTTGATGATGTTATAAAAGAACAATTAGAATATTTTCAGGCTTTCGCCACAAAAAAGAAATTAACTATCAACTCTAATTTAGAGAGAACTGCTTTTAAAATAGATAAAGAGAGTTTTATTAGAATGTTTAATAATGTTGTTTCAAATGCTATTAAATACAATAAAATTGGTGGAGAAATTAGTGTTTCACTAAAAAACCATACTCTAATTGTAGAAGATAGTGGAATAGGTATAAAAAAAGATAGATTAAAAGATATTTTTAAAAGATATTATAGAGCTACAAAAGAGCAAGGTGGCTTTGGAGTTGGACTAAATATTGTATATCATATTTGTAGAACTTATGGTATAAAAATAGATGTTAAATCAGTTGAAAGTCAAGGAAGTATTTTTACATTTAAATTACCAAAAGAGGAAAAACTTTAA
- a CDS encoding response regulator transcription factor, whose protein sequence is MRILLLEDDLILNEIIEEFLQDLGYEVTCVYDGMKASEIMYDEQFDLLILDVNVPTITGFDFLKSLREESITTPAIFITSLNSIEDIEEGFNAGADDYLKKPFELKELELRINNIKRLLHLDTDELTIGDNIKFNTKLNYIDYDGIKTKLPLKEAQVLKYLLKNTNRCVSQDELSSNIWSYESAPTSSTIRTYIKNIRKIVGEEYIETIKGVGYRFNKK, encoded by the coding sequence ATGAGAATTTTACTACTAGAAGATGATTTAATATTAAATGAAATAATTGAAGAATTTTTACAAGATTTAGGATATGAAGTAACTTGTGTATATGATGGGATGAAAGCAAGTGAAATTATGTATGATGAACAATTTGATTTACTTATCCTTGATGTAAACGTTCCAACTATTACAGGTTTTGATTTTTTAAAAAGTTTAAGAGAGGAGTCTATTACTACTCCTGCTATTTTTATTACCTCTTTAAACTCAATTGAAGATATTGAAGAAGGTTTTAATGCAGGTGCAGATGACTATTTAAAAAAACCTTTTGAACTTAAAGAGTTAGAGCTTAGAATAAATAATATTAAAAGATTATTACATCTTGATACAGACGAACTTACTATTGGGGACAATATAAAGTTTAATACAAAACTAAACTATATAGATTATGATGGAATTAAAACAAAGTTACCACTTAAAGAGGCACAAGTTTTAAAGTATCTTTTAAAAAATACAAATAGATGTGTTTCTCAAGATGAACTTTCGTCAAATATTTGGTCATATGAATCAGCACCTACATCTTCAACTATTAGAACTTATATTAAAAATATTAGAAAAATTGTAGGAGAAGAGTACATTGAAACAATAAAAGGGGTTGGTTATAGATTTAACAAGAAATGA
- a CDS encoding YceI family protein: MSKILLSSALAMTLANATPHTLDNMHTDVGFSVKHLMITNVKGNFTDYEGKIDFDYKTKTFNALEAKIKATSVNTGIEKRDNHLRSDDFFAATKYPEITFKMKSYKAEADEGVMTGDLTIRGITKEVELDVEDIATIKDLDGNNRVGFTLEGKINRMDFDLKWNKALEFGGVAVSETVKLIIEVQAVEK, translated from the coding sequence TTGAGTAAAATATTATTATCATCAGCACTTGCAATGACATTAGCAAATGCTACACCACATACATTAGATAACATGCATACTGATGTAGGTTTTTCTGTAAAACATTTAATGATTACAAATGTTAAAGGTAATTTTACTGATTATGAAGGAAAAATTGACTTTGACTATAAAACTAAGACTTTTAATGCTCTTGAAGCAAAAATCAAGGCTACTTCTGTAAATACAGGAATAGAAAAAAGAGATAACCACTTAAGAAGTGATGATTTCTTTGCTGCAACTAAATATCCAGAAATTACATTTAAAATGAAATCTTATAAAGCGGAAGCAGATGAGGGTGTAATGACAGGTGATCTTACAATTAGAGGTATTACAAAAGAAGTAGAATTAGATGTAGAAGATATTGCTACTATTAAAGACCTTGATGGGAATAATAGAGTAGGGTTTACTTTAGAAGGTAAAATTAATAGGATGGATTTTGACCTTAAATGGAACAAAGCCTTAGAGTTTGGTGGAGTTGCAGTAAGTGAAACTGTAAAACTAATCATTGAAGTTCAAGCAGTAGAAAAATAA
- a CDS encoding DUF692 domain-containing protein: MINIKGCGLGLRSDFLLDVSSSDFQPDWWEVTPENWMHMPKVYEKAFEEAVFSRPTVAHGLSLSIGSVDGLNKKFIKQMKKFLDRYEIEYYSEHLSFSSMSGKQSYELLPVPMTKKMVQIISDRVKEVEDIIQRNLILENATYYYVPYAEMREVDFINEVLEKSGAKMLLDVNNVFVNSVNHSFKARTFMDELDISKVAYMHMAGHYDDEESGLKIDSHGMPVASRAWKLLEYTLKKINAPVMIERDNNIPPLSELEKEYLQMSDIVKAVQQGNKSA, translated from the coding sequence ATGATAAACATTAAAGGGTGTGGCTTAGGCCTAAGAAGTGATTTTTTATTAGATGTGTCTTCTAGTGATTTCCAACCAGACTGGTGGGAAGTTACTCCTGAAAACTGGATGCATATGCCAAAGGTTTATGAAAAGGCTTTTGAAGAGGCTGTATTTTCAAGACCAACAGTTGCACACGGTTTATCTCTATCTATAGGGTCTGTTGATGGATTAAATAAAAAATTCATCAAACAGATGAAAAAATTCCTTGATAGGTATGAAATAGAGTACTATTCTGAACATCTTTCTTTCTCTTCAATGAGTGGTAAACAATCTTATGAACTATTACCTGTTCCTATGACTAAAAAAATGGTACAAATAATAAGTGATAGAGTAAAAGAAGTTGAGGATATTATTCAAAGAAATCTTATTTTAGAAAATGCTACATATTATTATGTACCATATGCTGAGATGCGTGAAGTTGACTTTATAAATGAAGTTTTAGAAAAGTCAGGTGCAAAAATGCTTCTTGATGTAAACAATGTTTTTGTAAACTCAGTAAATCACTCCTTTAAAGCAAGAACTTTTATGGATGAACTTGATATAAGTAAAGTTGCATATATGCATATGGCAGGGCATTATGATGATGAAGAATCAGGATTAAAGATTGATTCTCATGGAATGCCAGTTGCAAGTAGAGCTTGGAAACTTTTAGAATATACTTTAAAGAAAATCAATGCTCCGGTTATGATAGAAAGAGATAATAATATTCCTCCTCTAAGTGAACTAGAAAAAGAGTATCTTCAAATGAGCGATATAGTAAAAGCTGTTCAACAAGGAAATAAAAGTGCCTAA
- a CDS encoding putative DNA-binding domain-containing protein encodes MPKQVLEKQIQERFLDNLLTQTDEVANSSVAVYQKLVYLRYHEVIKNSFPLFMEVIKDKSLEASIKAFMKNAPKTPFVWQMANDYRKFVKKNRIFDDKKYIYELLYYDWIEIELYMKEYKDIKQKKFSYKNSYKLSKSARIKRFKYDLINKELTSKRENFLVIYYDFETNEVVYREINPIIYYLLKKLDKKQTIGNLLKQLCKENDIEFKEAKKLLYEPLSELNSNGVIFFK; translated from the coding sequence GTGCCTAAGCAAGTTTTAGAAAAACAGATACAAGAAAGATTTTTAGATAATCTTTTAACACAAACTGATGAGGTAGCAAACTCTTCTGTAGCCGTGTATCAAAAGCTTGTATATCTAAGATATCATGAAGTTATAAAAAATAGTTTTCCTCTTTTTATGGAAGTTATTAAAGACAAGAGCTTAGAAGCTTCAATAAAAGCCTTTATGAAAAATGCACCTAAAACTCCTTTTGTATGGCAGATGGCAAATGATTATAGAAAATTTGTAAAGAAAAATAGAATTTTTGATGATAAAAAATATATCTATGAATTGCTTTATTATGATTGGATAGAGATAGAACTTTATATGAAAGAGTATAAAGATATAAAACAAAAAAAGTTTTCATATAAAAATAGTTATAAGCTAAGTAAAAGTGCGAGAATCAAAAGATTTAAATATGATTTAATAAATAAAGAGCTTACTTCAAAAAGAGAAAACTTTTTAGTGATTTATTATGATTTTGAAACTAATGAGGTAGTTTATAGAGAAATAAATCCTATTATTTACTATTTATTAAAAAAATTAGATAAAAAACAAACTATTGGAAACTTATTAAAACAGCTTTGTAAAGAGAACGATATAGAGTTTAAAGAAGCAAAAAAATTATTATATGAGCCTTTATCTGAGTTAAATAGTAACGGAGTTATTTTCTTTAAATAA
- a CDS encoding PAS domain-containing sensor histidine kinase: protein MENKTLYLKILNNLPEIIVLIVNENIIKNSYGKISSSINNTQLSEHFSKVTYSKLMLLKLKKIDSLIICWNKKDYEVSCIDEIYYFKDISKYRNMHLQLKKSLSDLRSKKEELRAVFDLAGNGISILNEEGMFIYANKFFQTMMEYTMEELYKESCISLSSPEYAEPSRTAVQKAIEEGIVERFRKICVTKSGKQINASMSLSYIKSTNEIVMITSDITEDIKYQDDLKRRINQEVKKRTKQYEIMCHQSRLASMGEMIEAIAHQWRQPLNSLSIIIQGLRHLSNSESFDFKLLNEIENEMINKINFMSETIDDFSNFFRTSKEKRYFNLLDSIKDTIRLVDIQLKNENIKLTINIEDGVNLEFFGLENEFRQALLNIIDNSLDVLVSKKQHNSFINIDITQNENFIELNISDNAGGISSKNLQKIFKPYFTTKKEGNGIGLYMSKMIIEQNMKGNLSVRNSQNGAVFTISLKSKEMK, encoded by the coding sequence ATGGAAAATAAAACTTTATACTTAAAAATATTAAATAATCTTCCCGAAATAATAGTTTTAATTGTTAATGAAAATATTATAAAAAACTCTTATGGCAAAATATCTTCTTCAATAAATAATACTCAATTAAGTGAGCATTTTAGTAAAGTCACTTATAGTAAATTAATGCTCTTAAAACTAAAGAAAATTGATAGTTTAATTATTTGTTGGAATAAGAAAGATTATGAAGTCTCTTGCATCGATGAAATTTACTATTTTAAAGATATCTCCAAATATAGAAATATGCATTTACAATTAAAGAAAAGTCTTAGTGATTTGAGATCTAAAAAAGAAGAACTCCGTGCAGTTTTTGATTTGGCAGGGAATGGTATATCAATTTTGAATGAAGAAGGTATGTTTATTTATGCAAATAAATTTTTTCAGACAATGATGGAATATACCATGGAAGAACTATATAAAGAATCATGTATCTCTTTATCTTCTCCTGAATATGCAGAACCTAGTAGAACAGCCGTACAAAAAGCAATTGAAGAAGGAATAGTTGAACGATTTAGAAAGATATGTGTGACTAAATCAGGGAAACAGATTAATGCTAGTATGTCTTTAAGTTATATTAAGAGCACAAATGAAATAGTAATGATTACCTCTGATATTACAGAAGATATAAAATACCAAGATGATTTAAAAAGAAGAATAAATCAAGAAGTAAAAAAAAGAACAAAACAATATGAAATTATGTGCCATCAATCAAGACTTGCATCAATGGGTGAAATGATTGAAGCAATTGCTCATCAATGGAGACAACCTCTAAATAGTTTAAGTATTATTATCCAAGGTTTAAGACACTTATCAAATAGTGAAAGTTTTGATTTTAAACTATTAAATGAGATTGAAAATGAAATGATTAATAAAATAAACTTTATGTCAGAAACAATTGATGATTTTAGTAACTTTTTTAGAACCTCAAAGGAAAAGAGATATTTTAATCTTTTAGATAGTATAAAAGATACAATTAGATTAGTAGATATCCAGTTAAAGAATGAAAATATTAAACTTACAATAAATATTGAAGATGGTGTTAATTTAGAATTTTTTGGTCTAGAAAATGAATTTAGGCAAGCTTTACTAAATATTATAGATAATTCATTAGATGTTCTAGTTTCAAAGAAACAACATAATAGTTTTATCAATATTGATATTACACAAAATGAAAATTTTATTGAACTTAATATTTCTGATAATGCTGGAGGTATCTCTAGCAAAAACTTACAAAAAATATTTAAACCTTATTTCACTACAAAAAAAGAAGGAAATGGAATAGGTTTATATATGTCCAAAATGATTATTGAACAGAATATGAAAGGAAATTTATCTGTAAGAAATAGCCAGAATGGAGCAGTTTTTACTATTTCTTTAAAATCAAAGGAAATGAAATAA
- a CDS encoding response regulator transcription factor, which translates to MEKIHTKLQPLTLLIVEDDESTLKWLERILLIYFKDVKVANNAMDAFEIFKTDTIDIVIADIQIPEVDGLHLLQKIAIVNPSCIRIVMTAFNNQVYLNRAIDAEVDFYFKKPIDIDELLVSISLSKKNKTKTIDKIELKNNYMYDFIQKAIINEDLKINLTKKESLLLEFLYEKKNLIVSLEQIENVVWKEPVTSDAIRMVVSSLRKKLYMNAIENIKGFGYRLSLE; encoded by the coding sequence ATGGAAAAGATACATACTAAGCTACAACCTTTAACATTATTAATTGTTGAAGATGATGAGAGTACTTTAAAATGGTTAGAGAGAATACTTTTAATATATTTTAAAGATGTAAAAGTTGCTAATAATGCAATGGATGCTTTTGAGATATTTAAAACAGATACTATTGATATAGTAATTGCAGATATACAAATTCCAGAAGTTGATGGCTTACATCTTTTACAAAAAATTGCTATAGTTAATCCTTCTTGTATTCGAATAGTTATGACTGCTTTTAATAATCAAGTTTATTTAAATAGAGCAATTGATGCAGAAGTAGATTTTTATTTTAAAAAGCCTATAGATATTGATGAACTATTAGTTTCTATATCATTAAGTAAAAAGAATAAAACTAAAACTATTGATAAAATAGAATTAAAAAATAATTATATGTATGACTTTATTCAAAAAGCAATCATAAATGAAGATTTAAAAATAAACTTAACAAAAAAAGAGTCTTTATTATTAGAATTTTTATATGAGAAGAAAAATTTAATTGTAAGTTTAGAGCAAATTGAAAATGTAGTTTGGAAAGAACCTGTAACAAGTGATGCAATTAGAATGGTTGTATCTAGTCTTAGAAAAAAGTTATATATGAATGCAATTGAAAATATAAAAGGGTTTGGGTATAGACTCTCTTTAGAATAA